In one window of Syntrophobacterales bacterium DNA:
- the cobU gene encoding bifunctional adenosylcobinamide kinase/adenosylcobinamide-phosphate guanylyltransferase, with protein MAEIILVTGGSRSGKSSYAQKKAEEIPGARLFIATCPIIDPEMEERIRKHREAREGRGWKTIEETVNLAGVIRRNGKERTVLVDCLTLWINNLMYKEEKTGAVLTEEIIVEYCRELVAACRESAGTVFLVANEVGMGIVPDNETARRYRDIAGRCNQEIARAADRVILLVCGIPLYVKEQP; from the coding sequence ATGGCTGAGATAATTCTCGTTACCGGCGGAAGTCGAAGTGGCAAGAGTTCTTACGCGCAGAAGAAAGCGGAGGAGATCCCGGGGGCGCGCCTCTTCATCGCGACCTGTCCGATAATCGATCCCGAAATGGAGGAAAGAATCCGGAAGCACCGCGAGGCAAGAGAGGGAAGAGGCTGGAAAACCATTGAAGAAACCGTCAATCTGGCAGGAGTAATCCGCCGGAATGGCAAAGAAAGGACGGTGCTTGTGGACTGCCTTACCCTCTGGATAAACAACCTCATGTACAAAGAGGAAAAAACGGGCGCAGTGCTGACGGAAGAGATTATTGTCGAATACTGCCGGGAGCTTGTCGCCGCCTGCCGGGAAAGCGCGGGCACGGTTTTTCTGGTCGCCAACGAGGTTGGCATGGGGATCGTTCCCGACAACGAAACAGCGCGGCGTTACCGGGACATTGCCGGACGCTGCAATCAGGAAATAGCGAGGGCCGCAGACCGGGTCATACTGCTGGTCTGCGGCATCCCTCTTTACGTAAAGGAGCAACCATGA
- the cobT gene encoding nicotinate-nucleotide--dimethylbenzimidazole phosphoribosyltransferase: MMLLQETIAKIEPQDMAVRALAHQRLESLTMPYWALGRLLDLAEELAGITRSLHPAVTRKTIFTMAGDHGVVAEGVSKYPQEVTAQMVANFAAGGAGINALARQAGASVAVVDMGVATDLSELVASGKILSRRVGPGTKNMAVGPAMSREEAVCALENGIDLALNAADSVDILGTGEMGIGNTTPSSAIVAVFSGRPVGEVTGRGTGIEDEQFTHKVGVIERALRLNKPDPHDGIDVLAKVGGFEIGGIAGLILGAARLKKPVVIDGFISTAGALIASALCPTARQYMIAAHRSVEQGHRVALELLAKQPLLDLDLRLGEGTGAALAMNFIEAAVRLLTEVATFEEAMVSKAQ; the protein is encoded by the coding sequence ATGATGCTGTTGCAGGAGACAATCGCAAAAATTGAACCGCAGGACATGGCCGTTCGGGCGCTGGCCCATCAGCGTCTGGAAAGCCTGACAATGCCCTACTGGGCGCTCGGACGGCTGCTGGACTTGGCGGAGGAACTCGCCGGGATAACCCGCTCGCTGCATCCGGCGGTCACCCGCAAGACAATTTTCACGATGGCCGGGGATCACGGGGTCGTCGCCGAAGGGGTCAGCAAGTATCCGCAGGAGGTAACCGCGCAGATGGTCGCAAACTTCGCCGCCGGCGGGGCGGGGATCAATGCCCTCGCCCGCCAGGCCGGAGCGTCAGTTGCCGTCGTGGATATGGGGGTCGCCACCGATTTAAGCGAACTTGTCGCCTCCGGCAAGATACTGTCGCGCCGGGTCGGTCCCGGCACAAAAAATATGGCCGTCGGCCCGGCGATGAGCCGCGAGGAGGCCGTTTGCGCCCTCGAAAATGGGATCGATCTTGCGCTCAACGCGGCAGATTCCGTCGATATTCTCGGCACCGGCGAGATGGGCATCGGCAACACCACCCCCAGCAGCGCGATTGTAGCAGTCTTCAGCGGTCGCCCGGTCGGAGAGGTCACGGGTCGTGGAACCGGAATCGAAGATGAACAGTTCACCCACAAGGTCGGCGTCATTGAACGGGCACTGCGGCTGAACAAACCCGATCCCCATGACGGCATTGATGTCCTGGCAAAGGTTGGCGGCTTTGAAATCGGGGGGATAGCGGGGCTGATTCTGGGTGCCGCCCGGCTGAAAAAACCTGTGGTTATCGATGGTTTCATCTCGACGGCCGGCGCACTGATCGCAAGCGCTCTCTGTCCGACGGCGCGGCAGTACATGATCGCCGCCCACCGCAGCGTTGAACAGGGGCACCGCGTTGCCCTGGAACTGCTCGCAAAGCAGCCGCTTCTCGACCTCGATTTGCGGCTCGGCGAGGGAACGGGGGCGGCGCTGGCGATGAACTTTATTGAGGCCGCCGTCCGGCTGCTGACCGAAGTGGCGACTTTTGAGGAAGCGATGGTCTCAAAGGCGCAATGA